The proteins below are encoded in one region of Calditrichota bacterium:
- a CDS encoding TonB-dependent receptor codes for MKKRIIQFLYFGLFSILFSSQVVAQTYGKIVGYVTDADNGEPLIGANIYFENTPLGAATDLDGTYIILKVPPGKYNVIAEYLGYKKVTYQDVEVLTDLTTTLDFKMEAESFEGEEIVVIAEAPIIRKDLTSTEARVQSEEIDRMAVQDIGDLLSLQAGVVKDAGGAIHIRGGRSSEVSFMVNGITITDDFSRNQSFQVENESIQELQVISGTFNAEYGNAMSGIVNIVTKSGTSDLRANLDIWSGDYISSRKKTFWNIDDIDPFANHNLQGSVSGPIIQDKLGFFVTARRYFTDGYIYGPKVYLPTGERSDSSAVSMNSSERTSIQTTLDWNIINALKLKVDFFSHIEERIGYNHYYKFNPTGYRGNKDQGFSIISKLTHTISPTTYQEVTFAHKFYELKSNLYETFNDDRYVDPDLAISPGANRFAIAGNDAGRFKRDSQSNILKWELTSQVNKQHQVKTGIEVSFDRVSYFEGNIFRADGDTSFLNPALNVREDFTRKPLKIAGFIQDKIEFESLIVNVGLRYDYFDPKGKLPADPADPYIVEPLDLNHKYKDTNGNSTIDLAEIDPSNEYTLDERKEFWYKDTKVKTLLSPRLGVAYPITDEGVLHFSYGIFQQIPEYSQLYISDQIRLGPGSGTFGPFGNPDLEPQRTTMYEVGLQQQFSENFSIDVTGFYRDIRDWVSTSQQFKTVISGKNYVTYINRDFANVRGITLALTKRFANNYAFNLDYTFQIAEGTNSDPTQEFFSQQGGAEPTKILTPLNWDQRHTLNWNIFVGGEKWGADLISRFNTGQPYTPEAVEGTRGALIITSGLPDNSREKPIQFTMDLNTYYDFKFDDFNFQVYAKVYNLLDSNSPVNVFADTGEENFTLRERIAPVGTDPTWYVRPDFYSQPRRIVVGLKTSIY; via the coding sequence ATGAAAAAACGGATAATTCAATTTCTGTATTTTGGCTTATTTTCAATACTTTTCTCCTCTCAGGTAGTTGCTCAGACATATGGAAAAATAGTTGGGTATGTTACTGATGCTGATAATGGCGAACCATTGATTGGGGCAAATATTTATTTTGAAAACACTCCACTTGGAGCTGCTACAGATTTAGATGGTACATATATAATTCTAAAAGTCCCTCCAGGAAAATATAATGTCATAGCCGAATATCTTGGTTATAAAAAAGTAACCTATCAAGATGTTGAAGTATTGACTGACTTAACAACCACTCTTGATTTTAAAATGGAAGCAGAGAGTTTTGAAGGTGAAGAAATAGTTGTCATTGCAGAAGCACCGATTATTAGAAAAGATTTAACTTCTACAGAAGCACGCGTACAATCTGAAGAAATTGACCGCATGGCTGTACAGGATATTGGCGATTTACTTAGTCTGCAAGCCGGTGTTGTAAAAGATGCCGGTGGTGCGATCCATATCCGAGGTGGCCGTTCGAGTGAAGTTTCTTTTATGGTTAATGGAATTACCATAACCGATGATTTTTCCAGAAACCAATCTTTTCAGGTTGAAAATGAATCTATTCAGGAATTGCAGGTGATAAGCGGAACGTTTAACGCTGAATATGGTAATGCCATGAGTGGTATTGTAAATATCGTTACAAAATCGGGTACTAGTGATTTGAGAGCAAATTTGGATATTTGGTCTGGAGATTACATTAGCAGCCGAAAGAAGACATTCTGGAATATTGATGATATTGATCCATTTGCAAATCACAATTTGCAGGGGTCTGTTAGCGGGCCAATAATTCAAGATAAACTTGGGTTTTTTGTAACAGCCCGTCGATATTTTACAGATGGTTATATTTATGGCCCGAAAGTTTATCTTCCAACCGGTGAGAGATCAGATAGCAGTGCCGTTTCAATGAACTCATCAGAACGGACAAGCATACAGACAACACTGGATTGGAATATTATAAATGCATTGAAGCTAAAAGTGGATTTCTTTTCTCATATTGAGGAAAGAATTGGCTATAATCACTATTACAAATTTAATCCAACAGGATACCGGGGAAACAAAGATCAGGGATTTAGCATCATCAGTAAACTGACCCATACAATTTCTCCAACTACATATCAGGAAGTTACATTTGCCCATAAATTTTATGAATTAAAATCAAACCTTTATGAAACTTTTAATGACGACCGTTATGTTGACCCTGATTTGGCAATTTCTCCAGGCGCCAACCGCTTTGCGATTGCAGGAAATGATGCCGGACGTTTTAAACGGGATAGCCAAAGCAACATTCTTAAATGGGAATTAACCAGCCAGGTAAATAAGCAACACCAGGTAAAAACAGGTATCGAAGTTAGTTTTGACAGAGTCTCTTATTTTGAAGGAAATATTTTTAGGGCTGATGGAGATACAAGTTTTCTGAATCCGGCACTAAATGTAAGAGAAGATTTTACCAGAAAACCATTAAAAATTGCAGGATTTATTCAGGATAAAATTGAATTTGAAAGCCTGATTGTAAATGTTGGTTTGAGATATGATTATTTTGATCCAAAAGGAAAACTACCTGCCGATCCTGCGGATCCCTACATTGTGGAGCCACTTGATTTAAACCACAAATACAAAGACACAAACGGAAACAGCACAATAGATTTAGCTGAAATAGATCCTTCAAATGAATACACATTGGATGAGCGTAAAGAATTTTGGTATAAAGACACAAAGGTAAAAACTCTTTTAAGTCCACGCCTGGGAGTTGCTTATCCAATTACGGATGAAGGTGTATTACATTTTTCCTACGGGATTTTTCAGCAAATTCCAGAATACTCTCAATTATATATTAGCGATCAAATCCGGCTTGGGCCCGGTAGCGGTACTTTTGGACCATTTGGTAATCCCGATCTTGAGCCGCAACGGACAACAATGTATGAAGTTGGGTTACAACAACAATTTTCAGAAAACTTTTCAATTGATGTAACAGGTTTTTACCGTGATATTCGTGATTGGGTTTCTACTTCACAACAGTTTAAAACGGTTATCAGCGGGAAAAATTATGTAACCTACATTAATCGCGATTTTGCAAATGTGCGGGGTATAACGCTGGCCTTGACAAAACGATTTGCCAATAATTATGCATTTAACCTGGATTATACTTTTCAGATTGCTGAGGGAACAAACTCAGACCCAACCCAGGAATTCTTTTCACAACAAGGTGGTGCAGAGCCAACAAAAATTCTTACACCCCTTAACTGGGATCAGCGACATACTTTAAATTGGAATATTTTTGTTGGTGGAGAAAAGTGGGGAGCAGATTTAATTTCCAGGTTTAATACCGGTCAGCCCTATACTCCGGAAGCTGTTGAAGGAACAAGAGGCGCCTTGATTATTACATCGGGTTTGCCTGATAACAGCAGAGAAAAACCAATACAGTTTACAATGGATTTAAATACCTATTATGATTTTAAATTTGATGATTTCAATTTTCAGGTTTATGCAAAGGTTTATAACCTTTTAGATTCAAACAGTCCGGTAAATGTTTTCGCCGATACAGGCGAAGAGAATTTTACGTTACGTGAGAGAATTGCTCCTGTAGGAACAGATCCTACCTGGTATGTAAGACCGGATTTTTACTCTCAGCCCCGCAGGATTGTAGTGGGTTTGAAAACAAGTATTTATTAA
- a CDS encoding prolyl oligopeptidase family serine peptidase, translating into MIRKTFHVQNNSNEPINIDLRHREDAHEAPAVILVHGFKGFKNWGFFPDLADRLTMAGYVTITPNFSRNGIGYDFNTFEKLDEFAENTHTHELEDLQKVIDNIKEEKIGKRVIDTERLALFGHSRGGGTAILKAAELGDDIKCLVTWASLATFFRYSNDQIKQWKKDGFIEIENSRTKQMMRINKNYWDDLNKNKKRFDILKAAEELENPSLFIHGQNDETVSYEDSEQLHEKCSAYVKRIELIENSGHTFGIPHPIQKPTDEYLTAVELTEHWFDNYLNVL; encoded by the coding sequence ATGATTCGCAAAACTTTTCATGTCCAAAACAATTCTAATGAACCTATAAATATTGATCTTCGCCACCGTGAAGACGCCCATGAAGCGCCTGCTGTCATTTTAGTACATGGATTTAAAGGCTTCAAAAATTGGGGGTTCTTCCCTGATTTGGCAGACCGTTTAACCATGGCAGGTTATGTTACAATAACCCCAAACTTCTCACGCAATGGCATAGGTTACGATTTTAATACTTTTGAAAAGCTGGACGAGTTTGCTGAAAACACGCATACACATGAGTTGGAAGATTTACAGAAGGTGATTGACAATATTAAGGAAGAAAAAATTGGAAAACGCGTTATCGATACAGAACGCCTGGCTTTGTTTGGACACAGCCGTGGTGGCGGTACAGCTATACTAAAAGCAGCCGAGCTGGGTGATGATATCAAGTGCCTGGTAACCTGGGCTTCGCTTGCCACATTTTTCCGCTATTCAAATGATCAAATAAAGCAATGGAAAAAAGACGGCTTTATTGAGATTGAGAATTCCCGGACAAAACAAATGATGCGCATAAATAAAAACTATTGGGACGACTTAAATAAAAACAAAAAGCGTTTTGATATTTTGAAAGCTGCAGAAGAATTGGAAAACCCATCATTATTTATTCACGGACAAAACGACGAAACTGTATCTTATGAGGATAGTGAGCAACTTCATGAAAAATGCTCTGCTTATGTAAAAAGAATTGAGCTGATTGAAAACAGCGGGCATACTTTCGGCATTCCCCATCCCATACAAAAACCAACTGATGAATATTTAACCGCTGTTGAACTTACAGAACACTGGTTTGATAATTATTTAAATGTTTTATAG
- a CDS encoding queuosine precursor transporter, protein MKSKKEKLFLFLATFFVANAIIAEIIGGKLIVLGDPSFNFLLNFGFFETQVGPFILSVGVFPWPIVFLSTDLINEYFGKRGVRQITNIAVILILYVFVIIFVTMIPDAAKGISPVSDESYSQVLSQSMWIIVGSIIAFLVSQIVDVIVFHIFRRKTGGKMLWARATGSTIVSQLIDSIIILGIAFYLPGKISLSQFLGFAITNYSYKVLIAILITPLIYLGHGMINRYLGKELSDELMETAAKTS, encoded by the coding sequence ATGAAATCAAAAAAAGAAAAACTCTTCCTGTTTCTGGCAACCTTTTTTGTGGCCAATGCAATCATTGCAGAAATTATTGGTGGTAAATTAATTGTACTTGGTGATCCCTCTTTTAACTTCTTATTAAATTTTGGCTTCTTTGAAACACAGGTTGGTCCCTTTATTCTCAGCGTTGGTGTTTTCCCATGGCCAATTGTTTTTTTATCTACTGATTTGATTAATGAATATTTTGGAAAACGCGGTGTTCGGCAAATTACAAACATTGCCGTTATCCTAATCTTGTATGTCTTTGTAATAATTTTTGTAACCATGATCCCTGATGCCGCAAAAGGAATTTCCCCTGTTTCCGATGAATCATACAGTCAGGTTTTAAGCCAGTCAATGTGGATAATTGTCGGCTCAATAATCGCCTTTTTAGTCAGTCAGATAGTTGATGTAATTGTTTTTCATATTTTCCGTAGAAAAACAGGTGGGAAAATGTTATGGGCGCGTGCAACAGGTTCAACAATTGTATCCCAGCTTATTGATAGTATTATTATTTTGGGAATTGCATTTTATCTGCCAGGAAAAATATCTTTATCACAATTTTTAGGCTTTGCAATTACAAACTATAGTTACAAAGTTCTAATCGCCATCCTGATAACTCCATTAATTTATCTTGGCCATGGAATGATAAACCGCTACCTGGGAAAAGAGCTTTCCGATGAACTGATGGAAACAGCCGCCAAGACTTCTTAA
- a CDS encoding TfoX/Sxy family protein, translating to MELMEPFGGVSSKSMFGGYGIYKDGIMFGLVAEDTLYLKVDDFNRFEFERLDLEPFVYTKGKKPMAMSYNRAPAEALDNSDEMVRWAQLGFEAALRNKKK from the coding sequence ATGGAATTGATGGAGCCTTTTGGGGGAGTTTCTTCAAAATCTATGTTTGGCGGATATGGGATTTACAAGGACGGCATAATGTTTGGCCTTGTTGCAGAGGATACTCTGTATTTAAAAGTGGACGACTTTAACCGCTTTGAATTTGAACGGCTGGATTTGGAACCATTTGTTTATACAAAAGGCAAAAAACCTATGGCCATGTCCTACAATCGCGCACCAGCAGAAGCTTTAGATAACAGTGATGAAATGGTTCGTTGGGCTCAACTCGGCTTTGAGGCAGCCTTGCGCAATAAAAAGAAATAG
- the bcp gene encoding thioredoxin-dependent thiol peroxidase, producing the protein MLEAGTKAPDFNLPDQDGNEQSLSERKGKWIVLYFYPKDMTPGCTTEACNFQETLPDFENLNTEIIGISKDSVVRHRKFADKYSLGFTLVSDEDGKVCEAFGTWQLKKNYGKEYMGIVRSTFIINPEGIIAKVYPNVRVKEHHLRVQEDLKELQA; encoded by the coding sequence ATGCTCGAAGCAGGAACCAAAGCCCCTGATTTTAATTTACCCGACCAAGACGGGAATGAGCAATCTTTATCTGAACGAAAAGGCAAATGGATTGTCTTATATTTTTACCCAAAAGATATGACTCCTGGCTGCACAACTGAAGCTTGCAATTTTCAGGAAACACTACCCGATTTTGAAAACCTGAATACCGAAATTATTGGGATCAGCAAAGACTCCGTTGTAAGGCACCGAAAATTTGCTGATAAATATTCTCTGGGATTTACACTTGTAAGCGATGAAGACGGCAAGGTCTGTGAAGCATTTGGAACATGGCAGCTAAAGAAAAACTATGGCAAAGAATATATGGGTATTGTTCGTTCAACTTTTATAATAAACCCGGAAGGGATAATTGCTAAAGTTTATCCAAATGTAAGAGTGAAAGAACACCACCTACGGGTTCAGGAAGATTTAAAAGAATTACAAGCGTAA
- a CDS encoding carbamoyltransferase codes for MKILGISAYYHDSAAALLEDGEIIAAAQEERFSRIKHDYRFPKMAVQYCLKEANINIDQVDHIAFYDKPFIKFNRLLETYLQYAPLGLSSFVKAMPLWLKQKLWIPDLIKKELNYDGEILFPEHHESHAASAFYPSPFKQAAFLTVDGVGEWATSSFGFGTGNKIEILSELDFPHSLGLLYSAFTYFTGFKVNSGEYKVMGLAPYGEPKYVQSIYDNLIDLKDDGSFRMNMDFFKYPAGLRMTSKKLDHLFDGPPRKPESDLTQREMDLARSVQEVTEEIMVRMARNVKKETGEKYLCLAGGVALNCVANGKLLREKIFEDIWIQPAAGDAGGALGSALVIHHQHLGNPIKKNSSGLQKGSYFGPAYSNNEINEFLNSQQAVSKKLSDEELFDFVSDQIISGKVIGWFQDRMEFGPRALGNRTIIGDARSSEMQKRMNVKIKYRESFRPFAPSVLEEEVQNWFEIDRPSPYMLLVADVKKDKLIKMTDEQEKLFGIEKLNIPRSEIPAVTHVDYSARIQTVSKKTNSRYHELISCFFKKTGCPVIVNTSFNVRGEPIVESPQQAYTCFMRTEMDMLVLGNQVLLKENQPALEDDENWKDQYELD; via the coding sequence ATGAAAATTTTGGGTATTTCTGCATATTACCACGATTCAGCTGCCGCCTTACTGGAAGATGGTGAAATAATCGCCGCTGCCCAGGAAGAACGTTTTTCAAGGATAAAACACGATTACCGTTTTCCAAAAATGGCGGTTCAATATTGTTTAAAAGAAGCAAATATTAATATTGATCAGGTTGATCATATAGCCTTTTATGATAAACCTTTTATAAAATTTAACCGCCTGTTAGAAACCTATCTCCAGTATGCGCCCTTAGGCCTTTCTTCATTTGTAAAAGCAATGCCGCTGTGGCTAAAACAAAAGCTGTGGATCCCGGATCTAATAAAAAAAGAGCTGAATTATGATGGCGAAATTCTTTTTCCTGAGCATCATGAATCTCATGCCGCTTCAGCTTTTTACCCATCTCCATTTAAGCAGGCTGCATTTTTAACGGTTGATGGCGTTGGTGAGTGGGCGACTTCATCTTTTGGTTTTGGGACTGGAAATAAAATTGAGATACTTTCTGAACTCGATTTTCCACATTCTCTCGGATTGCTTTATTCGGCATTTACATATTTTACAGGTTTTAAGGTAAACTCCGGAGAATATAAAGTGATGGGTTTGGCGCCGTACGGTGAGCCAAAATACGTTCAGTCAATTTATGATAATTTGATCGATTTAAAAGACGATGGTTCTTTCCGGATGAATATGGACTTTTTTAAATATCCGGCTGGCTTAAGGATGACAAGTAAAAAACTGGATCATCTTTTTGATGGGCCGCCACGTAAACCGGAAAGCGATTTAACGCAGCGAGAGATGGATTTGGCACGATCAGTACAGGAAGTTACTGAGGAAATTATGGTGCGAATGGCACGCAATGTAAAAAAAGAAACCGGTGAAAAATATTTATGCCTGGCTGGTGGTGTTGCATTAAATTGCGTAGCAAACGGTAAACTTCTCCGTGAAAAGATTTTTGAAGATATCTGGATTCAACCTGCAGCGGGAGATGCCGGCGGTGCATTGGGTTCTGCGCTGGTTATTCATCATCAACATTTGGGGAATCCTATTAAAAAGAATTCATCCGGGCTACAGAAAGGATCATATTTTGGCCCGGCCTATTCTAATAATGAAATCAATGAATTTTTAAACAGTCAGCAAGCTGTATCTAAGAAATTATCAGACGAAGAGTTGTTTGACTTTGTTAGTGATCAAATAATCAGTGGAAAGGTAATCGGCTGGTTTCAGGATAGAATGGAATTTGGCCCGCGTGCTCTTGGCAACCGTACAATTATTGGCGATGCTCGGTCTTCTGAAATGCAAAAAAGAATGAATGTTAAAATAAAATATCGTGAGAGTTTTAGACCTTTTGCGCCATCAGTTTTAGAGGAAGAGGTTCAAAACTGGTTTGAGATTGACCGGCCAAGCCCATATATGCTTTTGGTGGCGGATGTTAAAAAAGACAAGCTGATTAAAATGACGGATGAACAGGAAAAGTTGTTTGGCATTGAAAAGCTAAATATTCCCCGCTCGGAAATCCCTGCGGTAACTCATGTCGACTATTCAGCAAGGATTCAAACTGTTAGTAAAAAAACCAATTCGAGATATCATGAATTAATTTCATGCTTTTTTAAGAAAACGGGTTGCCCGGTAATTGTTAATACCTCTTTCAATGTTCGTGGTGAACCCATTGTTGAATCACCTCAACAGGCATATACCTGTTTTATGCGTACAGAAATGGACATGTTGGTTTTAGGAAATCAAGTTCTACTAAAAGAAAACCAACCTGCTTTGGAAGACGATGAAAACTGGAAGGATCAATATGAGCTTGATTAG
- a CDS encoding alpha-amylase: MQITLLRKITYLFLIFIFWFGCKEKVAPIHPQWVKKAVFYQIFPDRFNNGDPENDPTMESIRGSWPHDNESAWQVSPWTSDWYHLQPWEEDNGKGFHHNVQRRRYGGDIQGIINKLDYLSHLGINTIYLNPIFHSPSLHKYDAASYHHVDAYFGPDPQSDFAIMEKENPENPQDWQWTSADKLFLELIKKAHQKNIRIVLDGVFNHTGINFWAFKDVKKNGPQSKFKDWYIIKSWDDPKTEQDEFDYAGWVGVRELPELNEDENGLIKPVSDHIHSVLKRWMDPNGDGNPDDGIDGWRLDVAEMVHHNYWKEFRKQVKAINPDAYITGEIFWEDWNNYKFMDPKPWLNGDQFDGVMNYRWSVAMAEFFINKEKKITAGKFADRLYDLDQSYHPETRYQLLNLMDSHDTDRLSSHIVNPDIFFDKMVNLHDNPTYDVRKPNAQELEILKLIVTVQMTMPGPPMVYYGSEAGMWGADDPSERKPMVWPEFNYEPEKANLSQTPRPIDTVEFDSSLFDFYKTIIDIRNSEPTLRSGSFRFVYSDNPTDQLIYARELEDEQILVFINNASNSTKMVYPIQKSSWKDLVEGDIYSTEGKYLSVPIEAKRARILKREKN, from the coding sequence ATGCAAATTACTTTATTAAGAAAAATCACTTATTTATTTTTGATTTTTATTTTTTGGTTTGGCTGTAAAGAAAAGGTTGCACCCATCCATCCTCAGTGGGTAAAAAAAGCAGTGTTTTACCAAATTTTCCCCGATCGATTTAATAATGGTGATCCGGAAAATGATCCAACAATGGAAAGTATTAGAGGGTCCTGGCCACATGATAATGAGAGTGCATGGCAGGTAAGCCCCTGGACTTCAGATTGGTATCATCTTCAGCCATGGGAAGAAGATAATGGTAAAGGATTCCATCACAATGTTCAGCGTCGGCGGTATGGCGGTGACATACAAGGAATTATAAACAAGCTTGATTATCTATCCCACCTTGGAATCAATACAATTTATTTGAATCCCATTTTTCATTCCCCTTCACTTCACAAATATGACGCAGCCAGTTATCATCATGTAGATGCATACTTTGGTCCAGATCCGCAAAGCGATTTTGCAATTATGGAAAAGGAAAATCCTGAAAACCCTCAAGATTGGCAATGGACTTCTGCGGACAAACTTTTTTTAGAACTAATCAAAAAAGCACATCAAAAAAATATCCGCATAGTTTTGGATGGTGTTTTTAACCACACCGGGATTAATTTTTGGGCTTTTAAGGATGTTAAAAAAAATGGGCCACAATCAAAATTTAAGGATTGGTATATAATTAAATCGTGGGATGACCCTAAAACCGAGCAAGATGAGTTTGATTATGCCGGCTGGGTTGGAGTCCGTGAATTACCTGAACTAAATGAAGATGAAAATGGATTAATCAAACCTGTAAGTGATCATATTCATTCCGTATTAAAACGTTGGATGGATCCAAATGGTGATGGCAACCCGGATGATGGAATAGATGGGTGGCGTCTTGATGTAGCAGAAATGGTACACCATAATTATTGGAAAGAATTCCGTAAACAGGTGAAAGCTATTAATCCCGATGCCTATATTACAGGTGAAATTTTCTGGGAAGACTGGAATAACTATAAGTTTATGGATCCGAAACCCTGGTTAAATGGCGATCAGTTTGATGGCGTAATGAATTACCGATGGTCTGTTGCCATGGCAGAGTTTTTTATAAATAAAGAAAAGAAAATCACAGCCGGTAAGTTTGCAGATAGATTATATGATCTTGACCAGAGTTATCATCCTGAGACACGCTATCAATTGTTAAACTTGATGGACAGCCATGATACAGACAGGCTCTCATCTCACATCGTCAATCCGGACATATTTTTTGATAAGATGGTAAATCTGCATGATAATCCAACCTATGATGTACGCAAACCCAATGCGCAGGAACTGGAAATATTGAAATTAATTGTTACGGTTCAGATGACAATGCCGGGACCACCGATGGTTTACTATGGCTCTGAAGCAGGTATGTGGGGTGCGGATGATCCCAGCGAGAGAAAACCTATGGTTTGGCCAGAGTTTAATTATGAACCTGAAAAAGCCAATTTGAGCCAAACCCCGCGTCCGATTGATACTGTAGAATTTGATTCCTCGCTTTTTGATTTTTATAAAACAATCATTGATATTAGAAACAGTGAACCAACTTTGCGTAGTGGCAGCTTTCGCTTTGTATATTCGGATAACCCGACAGACCAGCTTATTTATGCGCGGGAGCTAGAAGACGAGCAAATCCTGGTTTTTATAAACAATGCATCAAATAGCACAAAAATGGTTTATCCAATCCAAAAAAGCAGTTGGAAAGACTTGGTAGAGGGTGATATTTATTCCACGGAAGGGAAGTATTTGAGCGTACCAATTGAAGCAAAGAGAGCGAGAATTTTAAAACGGGAAAAAAATTGA
- a CDS encoding PorV/PorQ family protein: MKIINLLKAGLFSFIFFLLIGSVSAQEVSKVGTSAAPFLKIPVSARATALGGAFVAMADDPSALFWNPGGIARIENFALMVDHSPWLPGLQHNFIGLTLPVENFGTIGLSITSLSTEEMDITTLDHPMGTGEVFDAQFISVGFSYGVYLTDRFSIGATFKFINERIYNSSATGIAVDIGTLYDTPLEGLKLGFNISNFGTKMNITGEDLNVPVDIDGTIRGNNESIVAQLKTDEFDLPLMMQVGLSYEAFTFDENKLIISIDGINPSDNDQSVNTGAELSMFNNMFVVRGGFNEMLLKNREKGLTLGAGFNTNLENYFNLRIDYAFQEFVHLNNVNRFSLMLLF, encoded by the coding sequence ATGAAGATTATTAATTTATTAAAAGCAGGACTATTTTCCTTTATATTTTTTCTGCTGATCGGCTCAGTTTCAGCCCAGGAAGTTTCTAAAGTTGGTACTTCTGCAGCGCCATTTTTAAAAATACCTGTTAGCGCAAGGGCAACAGCTCTTGGAGGCGCATTTGTGGCTATGGCTGATGATCCAAGTGCATTATTTTGGAACCCTGGTGGAATTGCCCGCATTGAAAATTTTGCATTAATGGTGGATCATTCTCCCTGGTTACCGGGACTACAACATAATTTTATTGGACTTACTTTGCCTGTTGAAAACTTTGGAACCATTGGATTGAGTATTACTTCGCTTTCTACAGAAGAAATGGATATAACGACTCTTGACCATCCAATGGGGACGGGGGAAGTATTTGATGCACAATTTATTTCCGTTGGCTTTTCCTATGGTGTATATTTAACTGACCGCTTTTCGATTGGGGCAACGTTCAAATTCATAAATGAACGAATTTATAATTCATCTGCCACAGGAATTGCAGTTGATATAGGTACCCTTTATGATACTCCTCTGGAAGGATTAAAGCTTGGGTTTAATATTTCCAATTTTGGAACAAAAATGAACATTACGGGTGAAGACCTGAATGTGCCGGTAGATATAGATGGAACCATAAGGGGCAATAATGAAAGTATTGTTGCGCAATTAAAAACGGATGAATTTGATTTACCCTTGATGATGCAAGTGGGCCTCTCTTATGAAGCTTTCACTTTTGATGAGAACAAATTGATAATTTCTATAGATGGAATAAATCCAAGCGATAATGACCAAAGTGTAAATACAGGTGCTGAACTATCCATGTTTAATAATATGTTCGTTGTTCGTGGCGGATTTAACGAAATGTTATTAAAAAACAGGGAAAAAGGCCTAACTTTGGGTGCTGGTTTTAATACAAATCTGGAAAATTATTTTAACTTAAGAATTGATTATGCTTTTCAGGAATTTGTTCATTTAAACAATGTAAACCGATTTTCATTAATGCTTTTGTTTTAA